Part of the Hevea brasiliensis isolate MT/VB/25A 57/8 chromosome 16, ASM3005281v1, whole genome shotgun sequence genome is shown below.
gataaaaaatcgaaccgaaccaaaccgaaaatACTAAAAGTTTCAAACCGAACTGCACCTATAGAActaaaaaaccgaaccgattgaaccaaaatggctcggttcggttcagtttacaCTGAAAACTGCACAGGCCTACCTGCAATGAGGAAGCCCAAAAGCTCATACTAGTGCACATATGCATTATCCAGGTTGTAGGCCCCTTAGTGCAAGAATCCTATTGCCACTCTTCTCCCACATAAGCATACTTCTCTTTAATAAAAATGCACCTATGCACacataacaaaattaaaaagtatGCACCAATCAATCCCTGAACCAAATCTTGCTACAAaatcccaaaatttcaaatgcaCCACGTTGTCCTCAAACTTCGCCGGATGTAACAAACTAACAATTGGGCCCCTCCATTAACGATTTGTCAGAGTTTTAATTAACTTTGCATGCATAGTGCACATGACCATAAGCCACTCTAGAAAAaagaaacccaaaaaaaaaaagttactatCCTGGCgcatccccccccccccccacccaacCCCCCCacccaacaaaaaaaaaaaggaataaaatattatattttggaaaaagttTATTGCTATAATTTCATCAATTCAGCACAATAATGAAGAATGTAAAGACTATGAACCTAGGCCATGCATTTTCACATCTACAAGGATTGGTTACAAGCACATAAACCACCATACCATTTTAATGGAATCTTTCACAGATTGTTAATGGAAGAAAATGGTTGCcatgtttaaaaaatatttgagtgACATATCGTGCAATTTGAATGTTTTCGAGTAATTAAGAAACAATACTTTCTTAAGGTATTGATTTGCACTTTGCTTTGGTTATTTCCTTCCTTCAAATAAAGTAACACTCATATATGATACACAAGTACAATGGACAAATACAGGGCACTTTTCTTGTCATAGAAATAACTTGATCTATATCACTCAGTCCTTAATATTGAAACTATCTCGCATTAAAGAAGCATtcccaaaaaataaataaatgctaTGATTTAAAAACAATCATTCCTAAGAAGATTGAAAAATAAAAACCATTGAACATATAACTAATGAGCCAGTAAATACCTTTTGTGAAGGGCAAAGCTAAATGCCTCTGCAAACAACCTTCTAGTTTCTTTGCAGGAGAAAAAGGACCCTTTCCCCTGGGTTGAACCTAGCAAAGGATGAAAATTTTGAGAGAATGTAGAAAGTGATTagacaaagaaaaaggaaaagcatGACAAGGGGaacagagaaaaaaaattaatcatataaGAGATAACCTGTGCCTCAGGATCCATTCCAAGAGCTAGCAACAAACCTAAAGCTTCAGCAAATGCATCTCGGACAGATGATACAGGATCCTCAAGGGCCTATTCAGAGCAACAATAATATGGAATTCTATGTATTTCTGATGTAATCGTCTCAAATTTCAAAAAGCTAACAAGTAAAAAAGAAATGTGGAAAATATTATAAAacaaatacacacacacacacacacacacacacacacacacacacacacccacacacacacacacaccttgACACAATAAGATGCTGAATTCTCAAGTTCTCCAAGTCCCAAACCAGGTCCTCCAATGCTGGCAAATGCCTTCAGACAATGAGCAGCAGCTATTCTCACAACAAATGATTTATCCCCAACAGCAAAACGTGTGATGAGACGAAAGGCTTCAATATATGCTGATGAAGCAGCACTACCACCACAACCTTCCAAAGCTTTTTGGAGCATCAGTAAAGCTTCTTGTCTCACAAACTCCTGATATTTATTATATACAAACAGGTGATTAAACAACAAacgaaaattaagttacaaagtgAAAGGAAGAAAAAATACGCAAAGCAATGCCAATAAGCCACAAAGTTTTCAATCAAGTATGGTTCAAGAAATTCCTCAAATTAACAAAGAACTGAGATGAATGAAAAAGCATTATCCACACCTATCAAGCAAATTGCAAATGGAGTAATATATTCAACAATTTTCCACCAGTTGTTCTTGAACCAAGAACTAAGCACAATGGTTTTCTGCATGAAAGTCATTCCAATCAACTACCCTCAAAACTATAACATTTCAGTTGCAATTTATCATCCCTGCACTCTTGCCAACATAAAGCATTACCCTCTACTGCAAAGAGAGGGGGGGGTGTGGAGGGGATAGTTAATTAAACTTATTTTTGTTGTTTGGATGTCTATTTAAGAAATACAAAGTAATGGAAAATTGGAAATGTATATCATACTTCTGTTGTTATATCCTTAAAGGGAAGTTCTTATCTATGTTCACAAGGGTTTATAAATGGAAAATCAAGGCTTTGTTTAGTCACGAAAAAACAGTTGTCTATTTTCCAATTCCAGCTTTGCTTTCTATTTCCAATTCTCATTTTCCACTGAAAAGCATAAAAGATGCTAAATTTTGTTTGTATTCTCTATAACTTTCAACTATTCAATTAAGGTTGCATTTAATACGGGACTTAAATGGGAGTGCGGAAGTAACATCTGCAACATTGAATTTTGATTTTTTCTTAAATATGATCCCAGAGAGTATGGTAGCCGTGCCTGTGGGGGTGTAGTAGTTCAACAACAGTATCAATGGAGGCAGCAGCTGCCATAATGGTTCATGTGGTAGAAGGGATTGGAATAGCAACTTGGGAACATGTCAAGTGTTGAGCAGATTCTGGCATACACATACCCACCCCATATAATTTCATGGTGAGGAACAGCAGGTTCTGGCATGGCAGATTGGCTATtaccttaatttttttaatagaaaaaaaaaagcacaaaTATTACATAAataatacatacatatacatatacatatatatagacacacactTTCATACCCACCCCTTTCCCATTAATAAACTGTGCAAGCATGTGGGTAACCATCAAGGTAGGGCAAAATCACCATCTAGTTAGTAAATGCTAACGAAGGTGGAATAGAACAACTAGTCTCCACTTAGGCCTGACAGAAGGAAAATCCTTTTCTTATGTTCTCACTCTTTTCCATAAAATTAGTGTTCATGTGTGTGTGTGAATTTGGATAAGCATTAGTATAAAAATACTTGTAATTGGATTGGACTACCTCATGAAACTTCATAAGTTTGGTTGCAATAATAGTTGTTTCAAGCAATCCCGATGTAATTCTTCTTCCAAAGTGCTGATATAATTCTCCCAAGCATTGTGCAGCACCTGCAATTGTTCAAGTCATAATAAATTGAAGACGAACTAGCTAAATGTATaccaaaaaataaaatagaggagaaaTCAGTGCATAGTAATAATGAACTCCAATCAAATGATACCGTTTTGTAGCCACATTCTAATATGCCACAAGGATTTTCAACCAGGGACAACGAATGCATCCATTGTGAAACTCATTTTACTATTAACTTCGGTATATAGTGTTATATAACACAAGCAAAAACTCATATTCACACACATACAAGATTTGCAAAACATGGACACATATGCAAGTAGCTAAAAAGCAAGCCAGTCTACTGACCAGCAACTTTCTGGGGTTCGCTCTTCTTCCCATCAGAAAGAAACCCTTGGAGACTGCTAGCTCTCGAGTATATAGAAATATTATCCCCTTTAGACATAATTCTCGCCATGGCTACTGACGCCAAATGGCGCACCGGCCGTCGCGCCCCAAGAACAAGCAATGAATATAATGCATCCTCGCATTTTCTTTGCCACAACAAAATAGACTCctgaaaccaaaaaaaaaaaaatcctaatcaATCAAAGAAACAAATCGAAAACGCATCGTATTAGATCCACAGAAAGACCTTGGGTTCTTCGTCTATGGCGGAGATGAGATCGGAGAGGAGATCAAAACAGAGGAGAGGATCCGGGGATTGTTGAGAGGAGGACGCGACAATGGACTCAAGCTGCGCCACCAGCACGCCGAATCGCGAGAGTGGCACATTCTCTCTGACATAGTTCTTCGCCATTGAAGAACTGATATTCCAAATGCAAAGTGCAGTCCAGTGTTGAAGAGAATGGACAGTGGCTTGTTTTCTTGTTTCGATTTATCCTACCAAATGATCTGAAATCGGAATcagtttttttttgttttttttccctttcttcctTAATAAAATTCGTTATAGTTGGACCTTCGTATTATCGGGCCCGGGTAGTTAATCGGGTCGAACGTGGGATTTAGCAGTTTTGTTTGTGGTAGATTACTTTTTCATCCTTATAATATGCCACAGTTAACACCTAAATCccaaaattttagaaaatatattAACACCTCTCTAAATTTTGATTCTTATATATAGTTTGTCCCTCTATTCTTATTATCCACTTAAGTATTAAAGAAGAGACTAAAAGGTGATAATAATAAAATGTTAACCATAGTAAAAATTTATAAACGAAAGTGttcataataataaattttatgaacaaaataataatttatttttaaagtatgATTAATATATTTTCATTTACTATTCACAgccaaatttaagaaaaaaaaaataaaacgataacaatttataaaaaaaatcaactttttcatctatttttaaGTTTTATAATTCTTTGTGAGTGTATTTGAgaagtttaaaatttttttaaaaaaatgtttaaaatgtttaaaattaATACATTTTTTCAGTTAAAAATATGTCATGAAGTGatgaaatttacaaaaaaaagttatctaataaaaatattatattaaaaactcCAAATACTCATACTTTAATTTATAAATGAAATTCATTTTATTCatctattattataaataattaaatttaaataaattttattactttaaaaattattttatacacAATATGTAATatcttgaatttttaaataattattttatgtgagaATTGACTGGTTTAAAAGGTCTAAGAGGGTCATTATGTAGTTGTTGTGTTATAAGATCCAAGGCCTTTTGGATTGAGAAGTGTTAATTGAGttattttacaggttgggtaggttctaaaTACAGGAAAAACTCTACCGAATTTTCAATGTAAACCTATGGTGTCTTAAActctttaattctttattttgagtcaatattgataaatttcttaAATATGATTATTTAGGTGATCCGAGTCAAACTCCCTCATCTTCTTAGCCTCCCTGGTGACATTTTAATAAtctgtgaataaatattgattttatttataacttcaatattattatatattcaacgcATGCCCAtacattcacttataaatatatgtatatagttaaatTATAAACACAACttttattgcatatttatttgttGAAATTATTGTGAATGTCGCCTTAAGTTAACTTGCACTTGTATGCGTATATCGACGTGTGTGTGGTGTAGATATGGATATGAGTAGGATGGATAAttgcggctggagcttgacttgctGGGTCTCGATatttatatatggataagtcagTGTAAGTATAGCTTTgattgatctcgctgacccccgcaCTTATATTATTGAGCGAGAGTCCgacttgagttgatctcactggtgaGTATTGGAATTAAAAAAGTTATATAAGAGACTAGTTTCCATACGTATATATGTTGATAAGATACACGAGTGTGTGCGTACTCCAAATTATTTTTTGTGCAAATATTGCTTGAATTGTTTGATACTATAGGACTATGTTGCATTTCATATCCAAGTaatatattagttttagatagttatataaattataattaaaatcagtatcttactctatgagttgaacACTCACCTTTattcaactatttttcctcagGTGACAGGTAAACTCTTTTTATATGCTAGTGGTGTTCTAGTCTCTTTGAAattgtaataatttatttattttgaaattgtaaatatattatatagataTATTAGAATCTATGAGATGAGTATCCACTTTGCATGAGGGAGTTGAGttcttatttaattatttattattttgagaATTGTGAGAGTGAGATAAGCTTTCCAAAATGAGTTATTTTTGTGTTTACAGGTTTGATGAGTTAATATTTCATAGTCTAATTTATGATTAAATTCTgttcatttgattttttttaaaatttgactACAGTTATAAGCTTAGAAAGTTAGATTTACTATGGATTTTAAGAGTCTTATACTGATCGAAATTCTAGTGCCAATATGATTTAGAAATTGAGTTGtggcataataaatttatttaaattaaattcttttaatataattaaattcagTGTTTTGTTTTTATAatacatataattaaattttgttcttgtttgaatacatatatataattatataaatataaaaaaaaaatatatatatatatatatattttttttttttcttgcaagacatatatataattatattgattgTTATTGTCTACGAACTAAATAAAGCAAATATGAAAACACGCAATCGTAGCGTCGACAAGTACAATCGGTCCAATTCTACTTAGGTGCATCTGCCGGTCAACGAggcctttatttattttttttatgcatttgataaaactttgaatatatataaaaatgagtttaattataattagattaaatatttatattaaaatatatataaaatttataaatttatatataaaaatttaacctAATAAAAATCCATTTATCCTTATATAAATTCAAACTCtttataaactttttttttttggtcaagaTGGGACTGTGATTGAGTTTTAATAGATTCAAGTACGGAGAGGCACTGCGAGATTTCTTGAGCCCAATTTTACTAGTTTAGTAAAATCATAAAGTGAAATTCAAATAGACTAAATTGAGCCACTAAATAATTAATAAGTTTTACTGTTTTAGAGTCGTCTTCTtgaatttaaattctaattagaataataaaaaaaatggttCACTACCATGTACTCTTTGACTGCCCACTTCTTTAGTTCCTGTGTAGTCTAAAAGTATAAATAAAGTTGCTACATATGCTTATGTTGGTGTTTTGAGGTTGTAATGAAATTATGCTCCACTTCTCCTAGTGTTAATAATATTCCAACATTGGTGGTCGTTCAAGGCTTCACTATTttacatatatatttatttatatatacataGCACATTTAAGAGTTGACAGTCCAAAATATGGGCCATTGCTTTGGATCCTTAAAAAATATGGTCCATAACTTGTTTAAAAtatgtgaaaaaaaaaagggtgatgCTTTGgtcaaaagaagaagcaaggctATTGttatttgctttattttgatacTGAGACCATCAAGATAAAAGTTTTAGAATGTAGAATAAACTGACTTAAACAGGGAAAAATTCAGATATAAAGGCAAGGACAACAGCAAAGCATGCAGAAGCTATGGTAATAAAGAAAATGAGGAGTTCAAACACAGCACATTTCAATAGCAGATTGAAAAAGACTGCATACATATACACCTATTGAATAGCTGACTTGTGAATAAACATAATTAATGTAATCTACATTTTTTTGACAAAAGTACGGCAGGATACCAATAAAGAAAAAAGTGAAAAACAAAATGCCAAGAAGTCCACTCATCATTGATCGATGAAAGACCTGAGATGCGACATCATTTCTTGAACCCGGACTTGTGAGAAATGAGAAGGGTGCAGGATTTGAAATGCATGTCCAACTCCTTTGTAGATCACTTTAACCACCCTCTTGCCAACACTAGCCAAGGCAGTGCAAAATTCTAGGTTCCTATCATTGAGTATATCTTGTTCTGATATGCAAACCATTATGGGAGGAAGCTGCAAATTACGCAATTTATTCGTGCCATTTGCCAGAGGGTTGCAGTATGGATGATCGCGGTTAGCCCCTGAGGGCAGTGACAACCTCCAGTATGTATCAGAAGCTGATAGAGTTAGTGCTGAATTGGCTGGTTGAATCATATTTTTTTCAGATGAAGTTCGTGCCTCTCCTCCAAAGAAAGGTTGGATAAGGATGATACCTCTGAGAGACAATGGTTTTAAACTGTATTCAGATGTGACGTTGGATCCTAGCCTTGTGGCCACATTGTAAGCTATGTTGGCACCCGCACTGTCACCTGCCAGGAACAATCTAGAGAAATTGCACTGGCCTAACCACCACTTATGCTCAGCAGAACCAATTACAACCAACTGTTTCAGCCACATAAGAGTGTTGACGCCATCATCATAAGCAGCAGGGAGACGATTTTCAGGGGCTAGACGGTAGTTTACAGACATGATCATGCAACCTGCTTTAGAAGCAAGATTGTTCAAGAACTCATGATAACAACTCCAAGCAGCTGAGCCAACACAAAATCCACCTCCATGGAAGTAAACAAGCAAAGGCAGACCGCCAGAGCACCTTGGGACGTAAAAACGTGCCCATAAGTTGGTGAATTTATCAATAACAACATCCTTAGCCGTGACACCATCTTCTGGAACCCCAGTGCAAGGAATGTGAGGAATGATTGGAGGTCTTTCAATGCACCCGTCTCTGTAAATTCTAATGAGcccttcaatttcttcaactgtAACTCCATGATTGGCCCTGCCTACTTGAAGGTGAAGCCTTGGATCACAAGAGATGGTAGCCATTTTTCGTCTCTATAATATGTGGGATCGATGAGACATGGAAGGTATGTTTTGGTGTGCTTGTCATGACTTAAGATGTCTTTATATAGAGATTGAGAAGACCAGGCTAAAGGAAAAGCTTCAACGGGGAAGGAAGCATCCCTTTCCTTTATTTGACAAGTAGACTGTAGGCAGTTGATTTCATCATATGTCATCACATACAGATTCTCATGTAAGGTGGGATATATCACTTTTCAAATTCTTTATATCACTTGTGAACTCATGGTTATAACATTAATATACAAAAGTAGTTAGCCTTAGTCATTTTTACAGATACTGTTCAAGAAAAAATTTTCAGTCCGAAATTTGCTGTTCTACTCGATCCATTTGACATGTGATTAGCTatctatttatatatttacatttcATGGAAATCTTATACTTATCCATTAGCATTTTCAGAACACTTAATATGCCAGAGGAAGATAAGCATGTAGCAACACAACTTGCAATGATTTACTTTTTATGATTGGATAGCCATAAGTAAATATTTTTGAATTCCTCATTTTCTACACAGTTGATGCTGGTAATTATCTTGCTCAAATTTTATGTTTATACGAAGCAGAATtccttaaatttataataaatataatggaTACACTTTAGTTGTCGATTCTGGTGGGTTTCACTATAACCAATGGTAAAAATAAAACCATTATACATTTGAATTTTATTCTCCAAGTTTCCATGAAAAGATGCTGATCAAGCAATTCATACCATAGAGTCAACACAAGAAATTCAGTAACAATTTCTTCCTATTTTATTCCTTCAAACATTTTGTTGACATTTTTCGATAAAGATTCTCAAAAAATACCTTTACGAGATTGATACACATCCTTCTTATGAAATGACATGTTTCTGGCATTTACTGAAAAAGCACACAAACAGATGAGTGATCTAGATAGATACACATCTACCATACTGTTTCATCTACTTTCAGCTCTTCAATTCCATTTGTCGATATTGGAATTTAAGTTGCTTGTTATCATTCTATCCAAACTCTTTTTCTAATGGTTCAAGTGGACTTTTTGTTGTTTTTTTTACTTTCATGGAGCATATGCAAAATTGAGAGAATACCACTCCATGAACCAAATATGCCCATATCTCCTCAATCCTTGCCTGTTTTTTTACTCTTTGCGTGTGTGTGAGTGTGTGTGTCACATTCACTCTTTTTTCTTCGTTCGAGGAAAATTCCTATGCTGATGCTGCAATCTTCATACGGAATTTTGATCTCCTGCATAACTGGCTTGTAGAAGAGATAATTAATGACATATATAACAGTTGCTATTATCAGATAACCACAGCAGCAGGAGTATGACAATTTCTAAAGTTTCATTTGATACTAAATTGTATCTTCTGCTTCCTTTAACAAAACAAGGTTCTTTGACACAATCTAGATCGTCCATTTGTCAAACGATTCACTGTTTTGGAGTATAATCTCCTCAATGGGGTAAAGAATACTACTgtctcaaaacaatatgcagtctGTGTTTGTCAAAGCTCAAAAGAACTTTAAGCGTAACAGCTTACCTTCACCAGATGTTctggaaaaaggaaaaaatggagaAGCATTAAGCATGTGACAAAAAAAGAAGATTCTCAAGATTTTATTCTTTGTACTTGCCTGAGAATATTTCGCCTTCCGTCCTCCTTTCCATTCTTCACCAACTTTAGTTAAACAATTTGATAATTTGTTTACGTCCAATATTTATCCTCAGCACCCGTTTAGATGCATGTAGTGCTGTAAATACAAAAAGAAGGTATGTGGAaagaattaaagaaagaaaatggaGGAAAGAAGGTATGTGGAAAGAATCAAAGAAAGAAAATGGAGGAAACTTTTTGGAAGGGTTGGCATTTTTTAAGTCAGAACTCGGTGGATATAGATTAAAATTATTCAGCAGTATAAAGAAAATTCTAGTTTGAAGTTGAAAGCAGAGAATACATGCACATGAAAGGGATGAAACAAAGATTTCTGTCATTCTCCGAAGATAAGACTTTGAATTTGAATCATCATGTCTATCTCAAGACATCAACCACCTTCGCTAAATGAATTTGGTTGATCAAAGCGAGACAAAAAAATGCCACCATTCTGCAGTTTCATTAAAAAATCAGAATGCTTTCGGGCATGCTTTGTGAAAGTAGATTCACTAGAGGACAAACCTAAAAAGGGAAGATAAAGAAACATTTGGGCATGCATGCCCTGAATAATTGTTCAATGCATGGTTCTTAAACTTGAATGATATGTATCCCTGTTGGAGATACATTTTTACCATTCATCAAAGAGAGGGATGTAAAAATGTATCCACTGTATTTGGCAATGGCATGGCATGGACCAGAGAAAGGCTGAAAAGCCAACTTGTATCAATCAATGTCAGTCAGCAAAATTCATGGGTCTATTCCACTGCAAAAGGCTTCCCAGTTACCACACCATGCAATTCAGGATGATTCAAATGCACGCAGCCCCGCATATCCATGTAAGTTTAGTATGGTAGCAGGTGCATCTCTCGACTTGAGTAAAttcccaaattcaaataattcatcaaaataaaacataaaaagaaaaagaaaaagaaaaaaacgcAGCCTTCCATTTCACATTTTAAGATAGCaagaaaattttcataaattaatgtCAGGTCAGGTAAATGACTGAATGAATAATTTGAAGATAAAATGAATATTGTTCTGGATAATACACTTGAAATGTGGAATTTATCATCAAAGCTGAAAGAACCAATCTGAATTTTGACCAGTTATTGTGTTGCATTGTGGTCTAActcaaaaaagaaaaagttgtttCATGTGTTAATCCTAAATCATTCAACAAAATTTGCACAGCAAGCCTAAAAGCAAAAAAGGGATAGAACTTACAAAAAGTTGATATCTTGtggctcaattttttttttgggtcaTAGATAAAATTTGCTGCCAGAATGCAATATTCAGTAGGTCCCATTAAAAGATTTTATGCCAAAAATACAAACTGGTAAAATTGCTTACCTCTGAAGTGTAATCCTTCTTATCTCACCAAAATGCCATCTACAATTCACCTCACAATCACCAGAAGCCTCAAGAGATCGCAAAAGCTTAGATTCTTTTCATCCATCAGAAAATAAGCCTTTGAAACTGAAGTCCCTCATGGACGGGCAAATGGGTTGCCACCCCTATCTTTATTCTCCAAAAAATATTCCTTACTTTCTTCTCCTTCTTTTTGAGTTGACCACTTTCATCCAGACGTGTGTGTTCTGTGCCACATAAATTCTTTACCATGAACTTTCATGGTGTGATCAAATGGTTAACAAATGGTATTTCTATCCTTCTAGGGTCATTAAAAGTTTATTCCTTAATGCCACCAGATACCTGAGAGAGTGAGTGCTATAGTTGGATTTTTCTTGCTCATGGACTCAAGAAACTAGGAAAAAGATTTATGATGAGATCCACCAATTAAATCTCACATGTTTATATTTTAGATTAGGTATATAGTGGattaagtaaaaatttcctacaaTAATAAGCAAGATCATACGGCAAGAAATCATTTTGTATCAATTAGAGGCAAATACTTATTTAGATTTGGTCCATCATAATATCAATCAATCAATATATATTAAAGCTGAAGTTTTAAAATCTATATCTATATGTATAAATGAAGCAGGGAGGATTCCTTTGCTGTTGCCATGTGTCATTCTTAATTTTGGTGCTGCCACACGGTATTATAAAGTAAAAAAGTTTTTCCTTACTCTGACACATGACTTTGTAAACTTTAATACCGTTATATGGCACTTACtatgtataaattattatatttaataattataataattaatataagtaattattataattattactattattattatcacaatttttatagctaactaattaaaaatattatatatatttcaataattttataaatttttcattaatgattcttaaatttttaattatttcatttaattataaaaatttaataattatatatcttaaaattaataaaataatttaaaattatattataaaagtaATCACTTGGAATTAAATATTTTGCCCTctctcttattattattatatatttaataaattttaatttactttaatattattttatttttatttatcttattttagtacatatttaataaagacatattttcaattttatattaaatgatatatatacataatgaattatgaaaaaatgaaataaaattttattttcatggttATGGTATCTATAAAGTAGTGAGGTTTTTTCTTACTGCTATCACGTGgcattctaaattttaatattgtCATGTGACATTATAAAACAGTAAGACTTTCCTTTACTACTGCCACATCTCATTCTAAACTTTAGTATTGTCACGTGCCACTTacc
Proteins encoded:
- the LOC110637881 gene encoding probable carboxylesterase 17; the encoded protein is MATISCDPRLHLQVGRANHGVTVEEIEGLIRIYRDGCIERPPIIPHIPCTGVPEDGVTAKDVVIDKFTNLWARFYVPRCSGGLPLLVYFHGGGFCVGSAAWSCYHEFLNNLASKAGCMIMSVNYRLAPENRLPAAYDDGVNTLMWLKQLVVIGSAEHKWWLGQCNFSRLFLAGDSAGANIAYNVATRLGSNVTSEYSLKPLSLRGIILIQPFFGGEARTSSEKNMIQPANSALTLSASDTYWRLSLPSGANRDHPYCNPLANGTNKLRNLQLPPIMVCISEQDILNDRNLEFCTALASVGKRVVKVIYKGVGHAFQILHPSHFSQVRVQEMMSHLRSFIDQ